A stretch of DNA from Synechococcus sp. WH 8016:
CCACCAGAAGCACCAGCTACAAGATAAACAGAGCCACGAAGATTCACATTGTCAGGAAAAGTCAAAAGCTTTACCTCCTATACTGTTTGAAGAAATCCCAGCTTAACATTGAAGCATCAACTTTATAAGATGTGGTGCCAACAAGCCATCTGGGCTGTGAAGAACCGCTGGGCCATGTATGCCCACCACCAATAATCTTATAAAGAACAACGCTTGACGAGTCTTGACATTCAGAAAATAAATATTTGATGACATTTGTAGAATCTTTTGAAACAGATGAGGACGAAACTACGTCTTCCTGAAGTGGTTGGATACTACAATTGTTATTAGTTGCCCACCATTTTGCAGTTGAAAGTGGAGAAAGAAAAGTACCGACTC
This window harbors:
- a CDS encoding PHB depolymerase family esterase, which produces PIDLELFCKPSRPMPVIMFSGTLDRFVPWKGGTSSKGRVGTFLSPLSTAKWWATNNNCSIQPLQEDVVSSSSVSKDSTNVIKYLFSECQDSSSVVLYKIIGGGHTWPSGSSQPRWLVGTTSYKVDASMLSWDFFKQYRR